Proteins encoded together in one Desulfosporosinus meridiei DSM 13257 window:
- a CDS encoding ABC transporter substrate-binding protein: MFRSKLLLIFLLCTTLLIGCATQSSSNQTPPDKPKEINASYVSRPINIPSVVAKEKKMFEEEFAKDGIEFKWHDIPAPSNQLEALASKSLDFSNSLNYVSVILAKASGNDIKVISSYSRFPKGISLVVTPNGSISTIADLKGKKIALQKGTMLHEMLIRALAEVNLTTQDLELVNMDSNAAATAIATGQVDATILPEPLLSKTIATGKVKKLRTAEGLISGLTVIAVRSEFAQTQPELVKRFLKVHKASVDWSKTNLEEAFSITATQNQLDIKGVKNLYPAFNFDISLNDVKSDLQESASFLQKEGMIRPDVDINKLVEDLVDPSYLPTT; this comes from the coding sequence ATGTTTCGTTCAAAACTATTACTTATTTTCCTTTTATGCACAACCTTGCTAATTGGCTGTGCAACTCAAAGTTCTTCTAATCAAACCCCACCGGATAAACCTAAAGAAATAAACGCTTCCTATGTCTCCCGGCCTATCAACATCCCTTCAGTTGTCGCTAAGGAAAAGAAAATGTTTGAAGAGGAGTTTGCGAAAGACGGTATAGAATTTAAATGGCACGATATACCGGCCCCAAGCAATCAATTAGAAGCCTTAGCTAGTAAATCACTTGATTTTTCCAATAGTCTCAATTATGTTTCTGTTATCTTAGCAAAAGCTAGCGGGAATGATATCAAAGTCATTTCCTCCTACTCTCGCTTTCCCAAAGGAATAAGTCTCGTTGTAACTCCTAATGGATCTATAAGCACTATTGCCGACCTTAAGGGAAAGAAAATCGCCCTACAAAAAGGGACTATGCTTCATGAAATGCTAATTCGAGCCCTGGCAGAAGTAAATCTGACAACTCAGGATCTAGAACTTGTAAATATGGATTCAAATGCCGCAGCTACAGCTATTGCAACAGGTCAGGTGGATGCTACAATTCTGCCTGAACCACTCCTTTCCAAAACCATTGCTACAGGTAAGGTTAAAAAATTACGCACAGCAGAAGGACTAATTTCCGGCTTGACCGTAATTGCTGTTCGCAGCGAATTTGCCCAGACCCAACCCGAACTAGTAAAACGCTTCTTAAAAGTTCATAAAGCCTCCGTCGACTGGAGCAAAACAAACCTTGAAGAAGCATTCTCAATTACCGCAACGCAAAATCAACTTGATATAAAGGGCGTAAAAAACCTTTATCCCGCGTTTAACTTTGACATAAGCCTTAATGATGTTAAGTCCGACTTGCAAGAATCCGCTTCCTTTTTGCAAAAGGAAGGAATGATCCGTCCTGATGTCGACATTAATAAACTTGTTGAGGACTTAGTTGATCCAAGTTACCTACCCACAACGTAA
- a CDS encoding TetR/AcrR family transcriptional regulator: MKSIRQTEQLEKNKKKTTEERRQDILEAALNIFTEKGYNGSTTAEIAKAAGVAEGTIFRHFATKKELLIAVLKPKILTGIISLDKEQEDPVEFFRCFLKNRLELIKENDGLVRFMFAEAQYHDEVREALSNGILGDGINIVKPWFNKGVEEGVFKPIPFPAMMRSFMGMVLFYGIFNHVFPGFSPEKTIDEAADQILELFLNGLLIK; encoded by the coding sequence ATGAAATCAATTCGTCAAACAGAACAATTGGAGAAAAATAAGAAGAAAACCACAGAAGAGCGGCGTCAAGATATCCTTGAGGCAGCGTTAAATATTTTTACTGAAAAGGGTTATAATGGCTCTACAACGGCGGAAATTGCCAAAGCAGCTGGAGTTGCAGAAGGAACCATCTTTCGTCATTTCGCTACCAAGAAGGAATTATTAATCGCTGTTCTCAAACCAAAAATCCTTACTGGGATTATATCTCTTGATAAGGAACAAGAAGATCCGGTAGAATTCTTTCGCTGTTTTTTAAAGAATCGCTTGGAGTTAATCAAAGAAAACGATGGTCTTGTCCGTTTTATGTTTGCTGAAGCTCAGTACCATGATGAAGTCAGAGAGGCCTTATCGAATGGGATTTTAGGAGATGGTATAAACATCGTCAAACCTTGGTTTAATAAGGGCGTTGAAGAGGGGGTTTTTAAACCGATCCCATTTCCGGCTATGATGCGGAGTTTTATGGGGATGGTTTTGTTTTATGGGATATTCAATCATGTTTTCCCTGGATTTTCGCCGGAAAAAACCATTGATGAGGCCGCCGATCAGATTCTTGAGCTTTTCTTAAATGGTTTGCTTATCAAATAA
- a CDS encoding HlyD family secretion protein → MKKKAVVVIIVIVFIALSVLGDRYLNRSAESNLFSGTIEGTELSVQPELGGKIVELLVSEGQVIKTGDIIAKLDDSQAKISLDTAKSQQTQAQAKLNDLLGGARAEEIKRLEHLVSQANANLLALEPNLKFEEDNLSRNQKLYESGAISQQIVEAQQNKVATLKAQYQGAQESVKVAQAGLDQALAGYTQPTIQAQRAAVDIAAQSVKTAELGINKLTIKSPADGQALYKNVEVGQVVNPGTTLVTILNPNDLWIKIYVPGAKLGEIEMGETVAIIADAYPDKKFKGKIQYISNQAEFTPKNVQTKEERTTTVYSVKIAVIEGQDQLKAGMPADVTLE, encoded by the coding sequence ATGAAAAAAAAGGCAGTAGTTGTAATCATTGTTATAGTTTTTATTGCCCTGTCGGTCTTAGGGGATCGCTATTTAAACCGTTCTGCAGAGTCGAACCTGTTTTCTGGGACGATTGAAGGAACTGAACTTTCGGTGCAGCCGGAGTTGGGTGGCAAGATTGTTGAATTATTAGTGAGTGAAGGTCAGGTTATTAAAACTGGAGATATTATTGCTAAGCTAGACGACAGTCAGGCGAAGATTTCCTTGGATACTGCCAAGAGCCAACAAACCCAAGCACAAGCTAAACTTAATGATCTTTTAGGCGGAGCGAGGGCAGAGGAAATAAAACGGCTTGAACATCTGGTAAGCCAGGCTAATGCTAATCTTTTAGCATTAGAACCCAATCTTAAGTTTGAGGAAGATAATCTGTCAAGAAATCAAAAACTCTATGAGAGTGGTGCTATCAGTCAACAGATTGTAGAAGCTCAGCAAAATAAAGTCGCAACCCTAAAGGCCCAATATCAAGGGGCCCAAGAGAGTGTTAAGGTAGCCCAAGCTGGTTTAGATCAGGCACTTGCCGGGTATACTCAACCCACCATTCAGGCTCAGAGAGCGGCGGTTGATATTGCAGCTCAGTCCGTTAAAACCGCAGAACTAGGTATAAATAAGCTTACTATTAAGAGCCCCGCTGATGGTCAGGCTCTCTATAAAAATGTCGAGGTAGGCCAAGTTGTCAATCCTGGCACAACCCTGGTAACGATACTAAATCCTAACGACTTGTGGATTAAAATATATGTACCTGGAGCGAAGCTTGGTGAGATAGAAATGGGCGAAACTGTTGCTATTATAGCTGATGCTTACCCTGATAAAAAGTTTAAGGGAAAGATTCAATATATCAGTAACCAAGCAGAATTTACTCCAAAGAATGTGCAGACAAAGGAAGAACGGACGACCACCGTCTATTCAGTAAAAATAGCTGTTATTGAAGGTCAAGACCAGCTGAAAGCAGGTATGCCGGCAGATGTAACCCTGGAGTAA
- a CDS encoding ABC transporter ATP-binding protein, whose amino-acid sequence MNLAIDCQGLVKRFGSYTAVRGVSFQLPAGAIMGFVGPNGAGKTTLIRMLCGVLVPTEGKATVLGYDVLTQSEEIKQRIGYMSQKFSLYDDLTVKENLDFYAGVYSLHGKRAQEQKARVIERIGLAERTTQLVSALSGGWKQRVALACALLHSPQLLILDEPTAGVDPVSRRIFLDLIHQLAKEGITILVSTHYMDEAATCDYLGFVFYGRLIAFGSPDEMREKEAKDSLDDLFIYYVENEALDDPRNQALKKGGRG is encoded by the coding sequence ATGAATTTAGCAATTGATTGCCAGGGTCTGGTTAAACGGTTTGGTTCGTATACAGCTGTTCGAGGAGTAAGCTTTCAACTTCCTGCCGGAGCTATTATGGGTTTTGTTGGACCCAATGGGGCAGGAAAGACAACGCTGATCCGAATGTTATGTGGAGTCTTGGTTCCTACTGAGGGTAAAGCTACAGTACTTGGTTATGACGTTCTGACTCAATCAGAAGAAATCAAACAGCGCATTGGTTATATGTCGCAAAAGTTTAGCCTCTATGACGATTTAACCGTAAAAGAGAATCTAGACTTCTATGCAGGGGTTTATAGTTTACACGGAAAAAGGGCACAGGAGCAGAAGGCACGGGTTATTGAACGGATTGGCTTGGCAGAGCGTACGACTCAGCTTGTATCAGCCCTCTCCGGTGGATGGAAGCAGAGAGTAGCGTTGGCTTGTGCTTTACTGCATAGTCCCCAGCTGCTCATATTAGACGAACCTACTGCAGGTGTAGATCCGGTTTCACGGCGTATTTTTTTAGATTTAATTCATCAGTTAGCTAAAGAAGGAATAACCATACTCGTCAGTACCCACTACATGGATGAAGCAGCAACTTGTGATTACCTAGGGTTTGTTTTTTATGGACGGTTGATTGCCTTTGGATCACCCGACGAAATGAGAGAGAAAGAAGCGAAGGATAGTTTAGATGATCTCTTTATCTATTATGTAGAAAACGAAGCCTTAGATGATCCTCGTAATCAAGCCCTCAAGAAAGGGGGAAGAGGTTAA
- a CDS encoding ABC transporter permease: MGRFSWVRFLAVLRKEFLHIRRDRASLIMAIAMPIGMLLLFGYAVNTDVDHLPTVVWDQSQTADSRELITSMRNTQYLNPDNFVQGYQQIEGYLDSGKARVAVIIPPDFGKELQKDNGQADVQILVDGSDPTVARAAMSAVQMLGLNKSLEIQGIRLAAKGAAAGTSMPLNVETRVWYNPDMKSMVFNIPALIGLILQNVIAMLTSFSIVREKERGTMEQVVVTPIRSLELLLGKLLPFVFIGFVSLTLILATGIFWFGVIPSGSIPLLVLLSTIFLFTILAIGLLISSVARTQLQAMQMTFILILPSILLSGFIFPRETMPTFLKILGGLFPLTYFLEIVRGIFLKGVGMEYLWQDTLILCAFAIILVGIAAKKFKKNLD, encoded by the coding sequence ATGGGGAGATTTTCCTGGGTGCGCTTTTTAGCAGTACTAAGAAAAGAATTCCTTCATATAAGAAGAGATCGTGCCAGTTTAATTATGGCTATTGCTATGCCTATCGGAATGCTGCTCCTATTTGGTTATGCCGTCAATACGGATGTCGATCACTTACCCACAGTTGTTTGGGATCAATCGCAGACTGCCGATAGCAGAGAGCTTATTACCTCAATGCGAAATACCCAGTATTTAAATCCCGATAATTTTGTTCAAGGCTATCAACAGATTGAAGGTTATTTGGATAGCGGGAAAGCTCGGGTAGCAGTTATCATTCCGCCTGACTTTGGTAAAGAATTACAGAAGGATAATGGACAGGCCGATGTACAGATTTTGGTCGACGGGTCTGATCCCACTGTGGCACGAGCAGCTATGTCAGCTGTTCAAATGCTGGGGCTTAATAAATCCCTCGAGATTCAGGGGATACGTCTAGCCGCTAAAGGTGCAGCGGCAGGGACGAGCATGCCCTTAAATGTCGAGACTAGAGTTTGGTATAATCCGGACATGAAGTCCATGGTCTTTAACATTCCAGCCTTAATTGGATTGATCTTGCAAAATGTTATCGCTATGTTAACCTCGTTTTCTATTGTGCGGGAAAAGGAGCGGGGAACCATGGAACAAGTGGTCGTAACCCCTATCCGTTCTCTTGAGTTGTTATTGGGTAAGCTGCTTCCCTTTGTGTTCATAGGATTTGTCTCTTTAACCTTAATTTTAGCTACGGGAATTTTTTGGTTTGGAGTTATACCATCAGGAAGTATCCCACTGCTAGTACTGTTATCAACGATCTTCTTGTTTACGATTCTTGCCATTGGGCTCTTAATATCCAGTGTTGCTAGGACTCAGCTGCAGGCAATGCAAATGACGTTTATTTTGATATTACCTTCGATTCTATTGTCAGGATTCATCTTTCCTCGGGAAACCATGCCGACTTTCTTAAAGATCTTAGGTGGATTATTTCCCTTAACTTATTTTCTGGAAATTGTGAGGGGAATCTTCCTTAAAGGAGTAGGAATGGAGTATCTTTGGCAGGATACCCTTATATTGTGTGCCTTTGCAATTATTTTAGTGGGAATCGCTGCTAAGAAGTTTAAGAAGAATTTAGATTAG
- a CDS encoding archease, with protein MQLRDLQVKLFGGADSLRADDYFKIGQRNIKAVRETLLGMNLKILDEQIGGYLSRSITMSVSTGQIEIKTLPINC; from the coding sequence ATGCAACTTCGGGATTTACAAGTCAAGTTATTTGGCGGAGCTGATTCGTTAAGGGCGGATGATTACTTTAAGATTGGCCAAAGAAATATCAAGGCAGTTCGAGAGACTCTGTTAGGTATGAACTTAAAAATTCTCGATGAGCAAATTGGGGGATACTTAAGTAGAAGTATTACAATGAGTGTGTCTACAGGTCAAATAGAGATTAAGACACTGCCAATTAATTGTTAA
- a CDS encoding LL-diaminopimelate aminotransferase, which yields MALMNENYQRLPGSYLFSEIARRINQFKSENPNADIIRLGIGDVTRPLPPAVTEAMKKAVDEMGKAETFRGYGPEQGYDFLIEKIIENDYRPRGVDLSLDEVYVSDGAKSDTANFQEIFGIGNIMAVTDPVYPVYVDSNVMAGRTGNFNGEKGQYESIIYLPCTEENGMKPSLPTTHVDMIYLCFPNNPTGMTLTKEELKEWVDYARENKSIILYDSAYEAFIREEGVPRTIFEIEGAREVAVEFRSFSKTAGFTGTRCAYTVVPKEVMVYDSEGKAHSLNKLWLRRQTTKFNGVSYPVQAAAAAIYTPEGKQQVKETIDYYMENARIIREGLTEAGYEVFGGINAPYIWMKTPKNMGSWEFFDKLMKEANVVGTPGAGFGANGEGYFRLTAFGTRENTVKAIERIKTKMES from the coding sequence ATGGCACTAATGAACGAAAATTATCAAAGGTTACCAGGAAGTTATCTATTCTCGGAAATCGCTCGCAGAATTAATCAATTTAAAAGCGAAAACCCAAATGCAGATATTATTAGATTAGGTATTGGGGATGTAACCCGTCCACTTCCTCCTGCAGTCACTGAAGCAATGAAGAAAGCGGTAGATGAAATGGGGAAGGCTGAGACCTTCAGAGGGTATGGACCTGAACAAGGGTATGATTTTTTAATAGAAAAAATTATTGAAAATGATTATAGACCTCGTGGAGTAGACCTCTCTCTCGATGAAGTCTATGTCAGTGATGGAGCTAAGAGCGATACAGCAAACTTCCAAGAAATCTTTGGTATAGGTAATATCATGGCAGTAACAGATCCAGTCTATCCGGTTTATGTGGATAGCAATGTTATGGCAGGACGAACAGGGAACTTCAATGGGGAAAAGGGGCAGTACGAAAGCATTATCTACCTTCCTTGTACGGAAGAAAATGGAATGAAACCCTCTCTTCCCACAACCCATGTAGATATGATCTATCTTTGCTTCCCTAACAATCCGACTGGAATGACCTTAACCAAAGAGGAACTAAAAGAGTGGGTAGATTACGCCCGGGAAAATAAATCGATAATCCTTTATGACTCTGCTTATGAAGCTTTTATACGTGAAGAAGGCGTCCCTCGCACAATCTTCGAGATTGAGGGTGCCCGTGAAGTCGCAGTAGAGTTCCGAAGCTTTTCTAAAACAGCGGGCTTCACTGGAACACGTTGTGCATATACCGTCGTCCCAAAAGAAGTCATGGTCTATGACTCCGAAGGTAAGGCACATAGCTTAAATAAGCTCTGGCTGAGAAGACAAACCACAAAGTTTAACGGAGTATCTTATCCGGTCCAAGCAGCTGCAGCGGCAATTTATACCCCGGAAGGGAAACAGCAAGTAAAAGAAACCATCGATTACTATATGGAAAATGCCCGAATTATCCGAGAAGGTTTAACCGAAGCAGGCTATGAAGTCTTCGGCGGAATCAACGCCCCCTACATCTGGATGAAAACGCCAAAAAACATGGGTTCCTGGGAGTTTTTTGACAAGCTCATGAAAGAAGCCAATGTAGTCGGAACCCCTGGTGCCGGATTCGGAGCTAATGGCGAAGGATATTTCCGCTTAACAGCCTTTGGTACTCGTGAGAATACAGTGAAAGCTATAGAGCGCATAAAAACTAAAATGGAAAGCTAA
- a CDS encoding aminotransferase class I/II-fold pyridoxal phosphate-dependent enzyme — MPIPSIRLESLGASVFTEMDNLKRELEKDGKSLINLSIGSPDRAPSPEIRHVLSQAVLEKDQYGYTLTRGTEEFRKVCAQWYQDRFGVILNPETEVLPLMGSQDGLAHIFLAYIDQGDLALIPDPGYPIYTAGLMLAGGKKIAIPLLEENGFLPDLKQINPELAYKAKIMFLNYPNNPTAAVANLPFFEEVVEFAEKYDLLICHDAAYSELAFGGFKPVSFLQAQGAKEVGIEFHSVSKTYNLAGARLGFVVGNESVIGTLSQLKSNIDYGVFAPVLAAGAYALCNGQGSIVENQKAYERRRDILIEGCASAGWKMPIPQGSMFIWAPVPTKQDSVSFAMDLARDAGVIVVPGVAFGEHGEGFVRIAMVQDEEVLQEAVLRIQQFLNRKINL; from the coding sequence ATGCCAATACCATCCATACGTCTTGAAAGTCTTGGTGCGTCTGTTTTTACGGAAATGGATAATTTAAAAAGAGAATTAGAGAAAGATGGGAAGAGTCTAATTAATTTAAGTATTGGAAGTCCTGACCGAGCTCCATCCCCTGAAATTCGCCATGTGTTGAGTCAAGCTGTTCTTGAAAAAGACCAATATGGATATACCCTAACTCGTGGGACGGAGGAATTCCGCAAAGTTTGTGCCCAGTGGTACCAGGATCGATTCGGAGTTATTCTAAATCCTGAAACAGAGGTATTGCCACTTATGGGGTCTCAGGATGGTTTAGCTCACATTTTTTTGGCTTATATTGATCAGGGAGATCTGGCATTAATTCCTGATCCCGGATATCCTATTTATACGGCTGGTCTAATGCTGGCAGGAGGGAAAAAGATTGCGATTCCACTTTTAGAGGAGAATGGATTTTTACCAGATTTAAAGCAGATAAATCCTGAACTGGCTTATAAGGCTAAAATTATGTTTTTGAACTATCCTAATAACCCTACTGCGGCAGTAGCGAATTTGCCTTTTTTCGAAGAGGTTGTTGAGTTCGCAGAAAAATATGATCTTCTCATCTGTCATGATGCCGCCTATTCCGAATTAGCTTTTGGGGGCTTTAAGCCTGTAAGTTTTCTTCAAGCCCAGGGGGCAAAAGAAGTCGGAATAGAATTTCATTCTGTTTCCAAGACGTACAATTTAGCAGGAGCAAGATTAGGGTTCGTAGTAGGCAATGAAAGTGTCATTGGTACTCTTTCTCAACTCAAATCTAATATTGACTATGGTGTCTTTGCACCGGTACTGGCTGCAGGTGCATATGCTCTTTGCAATGGACAAGGCTCGATTGTAGAGAATCAGAAGGCTTATGAAAGACGACGGGATATCTTAATTGAGGGTTGTGCTTCAGCGGGATGGAAAATGCCAATACCTCAAGGCTCAATGTTTATCTGGGCACCTGTGCCTACAAAGCAAGATTCGGTATCCTTTGCCATGGATTTAGCTAGAGACGCTGGTGTAATTGTAGTGCCAGGGGTAGCTTTTGGTGAGCATGGCGAAGGTTTTGTAAGAATTGCAATGGTTCAAGATGAGGAAGTTCTGCAGGAAGCTGTACTGCGGATTCAGCAGTTTTTAAATAGGAAGATTAATTTATAG
- a CDS encoding methyl-accepting chemotaxis protein produces MFKRLFKISNVSGKTMMTILPLVLATLVAMSVVSYKYSENLLKNEIQNKMTAQLNGTITDIEKQLTAHDTLLQGLARTVESVGNGITTDQYASLLQKIITANSVTFGAGVWFEPYAYNKETQYFGPYVYKDKDGKVIFTNEFADPKYDFPTKPWYTISKGITEKSIWTDPYFDEDLKTTILTDNVPFYDNNGNFKGTITGGIDFITLQKVIGDIHLDIESNIYLLNKEGKYLANPNPDKIMNIKITEEENPSLQEAAKNMMVEKTGTFSYNDQGARQVYYAEVPKFGWILAIDVPESELLAPLKDLLNRMIIVIGLAIVVTGTALFLYSRFIVNNIKMVNKFASAIVQGDLSQNMVVRSSDEFGQMTENLNKMMKNLKGIIEGVVNSSQQLAASSEELTASADEGSRTTEQIVYSIQEVSDGVKQKLTGVDATIDSAQQVSVHMHMITQDIQKVTEGSRKTSEMAATGNNVVRKAVDEMQAIEIKVSEAADVVNSLGGKSGEIGQIVALITNIAAQTNLLALNAAIEAARAGEQGRGFAVVAEEVRKLAEQSSDAAGKISGLIGEIQKETTKAVLTMKDGTAAVHEGITMVNSAGDAFQEILQGVNDFSKQAQVVADVIRQVGTNTETIVSSILDVANIPKEIAGSLENVVAGTEEQSASMEEIRRSATSLAQMATDFQSSVTMFKL; encoded by the coding sequence TTGTTCAAAAGATTGTTTAAGATTTCTAATGTTAGTGGGAAAACAATGATGACTATTCTCCCCTTGGTATTAGCAACTCTGGTGGCCATGTCTGTAGTTAGTTATAAGTATTCAGAAAATCTTCTAAAAAACGAAATCCAAAATAAAATGACTGCTCAGTTGAATGGAACGATTACGGATATTGAAAAACAATTAACCGCACATGACACCTTACTTCAAGGCTTGGCTCGCACAGTTGAATCTGTTGGCAATGGTATCACTACTGACCAATACGCAAGTTTATTACAGAAAATCATCACTGCTAATAGTGTGACATTTGGAGCGGGTGTTTGGTTTGAACCCTATGCCTATAATAAGGAAACTCAATACTTTGGCCCCTATGTCTATAAGGACAAGGATGGTAAAGTTATCTTTACGAATGAATTTGCAGACCCCAAATATGATTTCCCTACTAAACCTTGGTATACAATAAGCAAAGGTATAACGGAGAAATCGATCTGGACAGATCCGTATTTTGATGAAGATTTAAAAACAACAATTTTAACGGATAACGTGCCATTTTATGATAACAATGGGAACTTTAAAGGAACGATTACCGGTGGAATTGATTTTATAACTCTGCAAAAGGTAATAGGTGATATTCACTTAGATATTGAATCTAACATCTATCTTTTAAATAAAGAAGGTAAGTACTTAGCAAACCCAAATCCTGATAAGATCATGAATATTAAAATCACTGAAGAAGAGAACCCTAGCTTGCAAGAAGCGGCAAAAAACATGATGGTTGAGAAGACGGGTACCTTTAGTTACAACGACCAAGGGGCAAGGCAGGTTTACTACGCAGAGGTTCCAAAGTTTGGTTGGATTCTGGCGATCGATGTTCCTGAAAGTGAGCTATTAGCTCCGTTAAAGGATCTGTTAAATAGGATGATAATTGTGATCGGGCTGGCAATTGTGGTTACCGGAACAGCGCTATTCTTATACAGTCGGTTTATCGTTAACAATATCAAAATGGTCAATAAATTTGCTTCTGCTATAGTTCAAGGGGATCTGAGCCAAAACATGGTGGTTCGCTCCAGTGATGAGTTTGGACAAATGACCGAGAATCTTAACAAGATGATGAAGAATCTTAAAGGAATTATTGAAGGAGTTGTTAATAGCTCCCAGCAATTGGCGGCCTCTTCAGAAGAATTGACGGCTAGTGCGGATGAGGGCAGTAGAACCACGGAACAAATTGTTTACTCTATACAAGAAGTTTCTGATGGGGTGAAACAAAAACTGACAGGTGTTGATGCTACCATAGATTCAGCTCAACAGGTTTCGGTTCATATGCACATGATTACTCAGGATATCCAAAAGGTTACCGAAGGTTCACGAAAGACCTCTGAAATGGCTGCAACAGGAAATAATGTCGTTAGAAAAGCTGTCGATGAGATGCAAGCCATTGAAATCAAGGTCTCAGAGGCAGCTGATGTAGTCAATAGTCTGGGCGGAAAATCCGGAGAAATCGGTCAAATTGTTGCTTTGATAACCAACATTGCCGCTCAAACCAACTTGCTTGCTCTGAATGCAGCTATTGAAGCGGCAAGGGCAGGAGAACAAGGAAGAGGGTTTGCTGTAGTTGCTGAAGAGGTAAGAAAGCTTGCGGAACAATCAAGTGATGCTGCCGGAAAAATCAGTGGACTAATTGGGGAAATTCAAAAAGAGACGACCAAGGCAGTCCTGACTATGAAAGATGGAACTGCTGCCGTGCACGAAGGAATAACAATGGTTAATTCAGCAGGAGATGCGTTTCAAGAGATATTGCAAGGGGTCAACGATTTTTCAAAACAAGCGCAAGTGGTTGCCGATGTAATTCGGCAGGTTGGAACAAATACCGAGACTATTGTTTCATCGATTTTAGATGTAGCCAATATTCCTAAAGAAATTGCAGGCAGCCTTGAGAATGTAGTAGCAGGGACAGAAGAGCAGAGTGCATCTATGGAAGAGATACGTAGATCCGCGACCTCACTGGCTCAGATGGCAACGGATTTTCAAAGCAGCGTTACAATGTTCAAGTTATAA
- a CDS encoding DUF2225 domain-containing protein encodes MTSINPFYEKKLTCLFCGSSFNTQKVRSRFAVPYKTDSDFCPHFREGNYNPHFYYVSVCPECGFAFSEEFSDQFPLGTKEIINSHIAKHWTKRNFGEARDFQQALESYKLAILSGTLKREKNAVLAGLSLRLAWLYRTADDKEQEKRFLGLALKAYEDSFLHSDFVNTSMSEIKVLFMIGEISRRLEQYKKAVLYFGKVIQHKNADEEPKVVRFAREQWRETTDELRKETPKT; translated from the coding sequence ATGACTTCAATAAATCCGTTTTACGAAAAGAAGTTAACTTGTCTTTTCTGTGGTTCCTCATTTAATACCCAGAAAGTGCGTTCGCGTTTTGCAGTTCCGTATAAAACTGACAGTGATTTTTGTCCGCATTTTCGAGAAGGCAATTACAATCCGCATTTTTATTATGTCAGTGTCTGCCCGGAATGTGGTTTCGCATTTTCTGAAGAATTTTCAGATCAATTTCCTTTAGGTACTAAGGAAATTATTAATTCCCACATAGCTAAGCATTGGACTAAGAGAAACTTTGGTGAGGCTAGGGATTTTCAACAAGCATTGGAATCCTATAAATTAGCCATCCTGTCCGGTACTCTTAAGAGAGAAAAAAATGCTGTTTTGGCCGGTCTTAGCTTGCGTTTGGCCTGGCTATATAGAACTGCTGATGATAAGGAGCAAGAAAAGCGTTTCCTCGGCTTGGCACTGAAGGCTTATGAAGATTCCTTCCTTCACTCGGATTTTGTGAATACTTCCATGTCAGAAATTAAAGTGCTATTTATGATTGGGGAAATAAGCCGCCGCTTAGAACAATACAAAAAGGCGGTTTTATATTTTGGGAAGGTCATCCAACATAAAAACGCTGATGAGGAACCAAAAGTAGTTAGATTTGCGAGAGAACAGTGGAGAGAAACCACAGACGAGCTGCGAAAGGAGACGCCAAAAACCTAA